A stretch of the bacterium genome encodes the following:
- a CDS encoding 50S ribosomal protein L18 — MLKSKAGERRAKRLIRQERVRNEVRGTDSRPRLCVYRSLKYTYAQIISDETNRVVCTASSKDLTTKSKGSVEAAKAVGQKIAEVAKKSGVENVVFDRNGFSYHGRVKAVADAAREAGLQF; from the coding sequence ATGTTAAAGAGTAAAGCCGGAGAGCGGCGTGCAAAAAGATTAATCCGACAAGAACGTGTGCGTAACGAAGTACGTGGCACTGATTCGCGTCCGCGTTTGTGTGTCTATCGTAGTTTGAAATACACATACGCCCAGATTATCTCTGACGAAACTAACCGCGTAGTCTGCACTGCATCGTCTAAAGACCTAACAACGAAATCCAAAGGCTCAGTTGAAGCGGCAAAAGCTGTTGGGCAAAAGATTGCTGAAGTTGCAAAAAAATCTGGCGTTGAAAACGTTGTTTTTGACCGCAATGGATTCTCCTATCACGGGCGAGTCAAAGCGGTTGCTGATGCAGCACGTGAAGCTGGACTGCAGTTTTAA
- the rplO gene encoding 50S ribosomal protein L15, with translation MASLNLSQLAPNAGARKKRRRLGIGEGSGHGKTSSRGQKGQGSRSGSGVPRGFEGGQMPLHRRLPKVGFTSQKKIRGENLFTPVALKKLVELSAGVAEISLETLYQSGLVGSRTSKIKILGGFEIGRKISVEAHAFSESARRAIEATGGEARVK, from the coding sequence ATGGCAAGTTTAAATTTATCTCAGTTAGCTCCGAACGCAGGTGCGCGTAAGAAACGCCGTCGTCTAGGAATTGGAGAAGGCAGCGGTCACGGTAAAACTTCAAGCCGTGGACAAAAAGGACAAGGCTCGCGCTCAGGCAGTGGAGTTCCACGTGGTTTCGAAGGTGGACAAATGCCCTTGCACCGTCGCTTACCAAAAGTTGGATTTACTTCTCAAAAGAAAATACGTGGCGAAAATTTATTCACACCGGTAGCGCTTAAGAAATTAGTTGAACTGTCTGCTGGCGTAGCTGAGATTTCCCTAGAAACTCTCTATCAATCAGGATTAGTTGGCTCGCGCACAAGTAAAATCAAAATTCTTGGTGGTTTCGAAATCGGCCGTAAAATTTCAGTCGAGGCGCATGCTTTTTCTGAGTCAGCTCGCAGAGCAATTGAAGCGACTGGCGGAGAGGCGCGCGTTAAGTAG
- the rpmD gene encoding 50S ribosomal protein L30: MASQKLKVTQTRSHIGHKPEQLKTLTALGLGRIGKTKVLTENASVLGMLKAVSHLVDIEKAK; encoded by the coding sequence ATGGCAAGTCAAAAACTCAAGGTCACACAAACTCGAAGTCACATTGGCCACAAACCAGAGCAGCTTAAGACCTTAACTGCACTTGGGCTTGGCCGGATTGGTAAGACTAAAGTGCTTACTGAAAATGCGTCTGTGCTAGGAATGCTAAAAGCAGTGTCGCATTTAGTTGATATTGAGAAAGCAAAATAA
- the rplE gene encoding 50S ribosomal protein L5 — protein MARLTDKYKTEVIPALKKRFGYSNVHQIPKLEKVVLSMGVGEAVQNQKLIDSAVADLTAITGQKAVIKRSKKSIANFKLRAGLPIGTAVTLRKERMYEFLDRFISTALPRVRDFKGIPANSFDGHGNYSMGLTEQLVFPEIDTEKTTIRGLNITVVTTAKNNEEGKALLEELGFPFRK, from the coding sequence ATGGCACGCTTAACAGATAAATATAAAACTGAAGTAATTCCAGCGTTAAAAAAACGTTTTGGATACTCAAACGTTCATCAAATTCCTAAGCTTGAGAAGGTTGTGTTGAGTATGGGAGTTGGTGAAGCAGTGCAAAACCAAAAACTAATCGACAGTGCAGTAGCTGACTTAACAGCGATTACTGGTCAAAAAGCTGTGATTAAGCGTTCAAAGAAATCAATTGCAAATTTTAAGCTTCGTGCTGGTTTACCAATTGGGACTGCTGTGACTTTGCGCAAAGAACGCATGTATGAATTTCTCGATCGTTTTATCTCTACGGCATTGCCGCGAGTGCGCGATTTTAAAGGCATTCCTGCAAATTCTTTCGATGGACATGGTAATTACTCGATGGGCTTAACCGAGCAGCTTGTATTTCCGGAAATCGATACTGAGAAAACTACGATTCGTGGATTGAATATTACAGTTGTAACAACTGCAAAGAATAATGAAGAAGGGAAGGCGTTGCTAGAGGAGCTAGGGTTTCCTTTCAGGAAGTAA
- the rplF gene encoding 50S ribosomal protein L6, whose amino-acid sequence MSRVGKQPIVLPQGVKATIAGQLLKVEGPKGKLERTVRPEIKVEIKDGQITFARFNDVKTVRAFHGMERALVNNMVKGVSEGFSKELQLIGVGYRADQKGNTFNFALGYSHPVDFPLPAGIKGSVIKDNRDTYVKVEGADRQLVGQIAAQIRSLRAPEVYKGKGIRYKDEVISLKAGKAGKK is encoded by the coding sequence ATGTCACGAGTAGGAAAACAACCGATTGTATTGCCGCAAGGCGTAAAAGCTACCATTGCTGGCCAACTACTGAAAGTTGAGGGACCCAAGGGCAAGCTGGAGCGTACTGTGCGCCCTGAAATTAAAGTCGAAATTAAGGACGGGCAAATCACATTTGCAAGATTTAACGACGTTAAGACCGTGCGTGCATTTCACGGTATGGAGCGTGCGTTAGTTAACAACATGGTCAAAGGTGTCTCCGAAGGATTTTCTAAAGAGCTTCAGTTGATCGGCGTCGGTTATCGAGCAGATCAGAAAGGGAATACCTTTAATTTCGCCCTAGGTTATTCGCACCCAGTAGATTTCCCATTGCCTGCAGGAATCAAGGGCAGTGTGATTAAGGATAATCGTGATACTTATGTAAAAGTTGAAGGCGCAGATCGTCAGCTTGTCGGTCAAATTGCCGCCCAAATTCGTAGCCTCCGAGCGCCAGAAGTCTATAAGGGTAAGGGAATTCGCTATAAAGACGAAGTGATTAGCTTAAAAGCAGGTAAGGCAGGTAAGAAGTAA
- the rpsE gene encoding 30S ribosomal protein S5, with protein sequence MGANYECPSYKRVAPQECGELSEKVVSLNRVAKVVKGGRRFSFSALVVVGDAHGHVGYGLGKANEVPDAIRKATEAAKKKLVQIPLVGRTIPFEVVGSYGSARVFMKPASNGTGVIAGSAVRSMLERVGVHDILTKCFGSRNPHNLLAATINGLLQLEAPEEIAQRRTKQLSDLHGKRFKQVTEVRA encoded by the coding sequence ATGGGTGCAAATTACGAATGTCCTTCATATAAGCGCGTAGCGCCACAAGAGTGCGGAGAGCTTTCTGAAAAAGTAGTCTCTCTAAATCGCGTAGCTAAGGTAGTAAAGGGTGGACGCCGCTTTAGTTTTAGTGCGCTGGTAGTTGTCGGTGATGCCCACGGGCACGTCGGCTATGGATTAGGCAAGGCCAATGAAGTGCCTGATGCAATCCGCAAGGCCACAGAAGCTGCTAAGAAAAAATTAGTGCAGATTCCACTTGTTGGCCGCACCATCCCATTTGAAGTTGTAGGTTCTTATGGATCTGCAAGAGTTTTTATGAAGCCAGCTTCAAACGGAACAGGTGTAATTGCTGGTAGTGCAGTGCGTAGCATGCTTGAGCGTGTCGGGGTTCATGACATTCTTACTAAATGCTTTGGGTCGCGTAACCCTCACAATTTGCTGGCTGCTACAATCAATGGCTTGTTGCAATTAGAAGCACCAGAAGAAATCGCTCAACGCCGCACCAAGCAGTTGTCAGATTTACACGGAAAACGTTTTAAACAAGTAACGGAAGTTCGCGCTTAG
- the rpsH gene encoding 30S ribosomal protein S8, with protein MMTTDPIGTLITHIRNAQNAGHITTSCPHSQLREQVLNVLRDEGFIDSYEVYDSGRNKKQLKIGLKYERAGLPVIKNIARISRPGKRMYVPTDEIPRSHSGYGVVILSTSQGIMSDHQARKRGIGGEVLCSVF; from the coding sequence ATTATGACAACTGATCCGATTGGCACATTAATTACGCATATTCGTAACGCGCAAAATGCCGGGCATATTACAACAAGCTGTCCACATTCGCAGTTACGCGAGCAAGTATTAAACGTGCTTAGAGACGAAGGCTTTATTGATAGCTATGAAGTTTACGATAGCGGCCGCAATAAAAAGCAATTAAAAATTGGTCTTAAGTATGAACGCGCCGGGTTGCCGGTGATTAAAAATATTGCGCGAATCAGTCGCCCCGGAAAACGTATGTATGTTCCGACCGACGAAATTCCTCGCTCTCACAGTGGATATGGAGTGGTCATTCTCTCTACGTCCCAAGGTATTATGTCAGACCATCAGGCGCGCAAGCGTGGCATTGGTGGCGAAGTATTGTGTTCTGTATTCTAA